In Asanoa sp. WMMD1127, one genomic interval encodes:
- a CDS encoding PadR family transcriptional regulator, with protein MPSDEILRTHLQELRRGTVVVASLVALRRPDYGYALLQRLTGHGFPVDANTLYPLLRRLEEQGLLTSEWNTEESRPRKFYRTSEAGEEILHRLLDDLAAVQTSMTGLIEGVDR; from the coding sequence ATGCCCAGCGATGAGATCCTGCGGACCCACCTCCAGGAGTTGCGGCGGGGGACGGTCGTCGTGGCGAGCCTGGTCGCGCTGCGCCGGCCCGACTACGGCTACGCGTTGCTGCAACGGCTCACCGGTCACGGCTTCCCGGTGGACGCCAACACGCTTTATCCCCTGCTCCGGCGGCTCGAGGAGCAGGGGCTGCTGACCAGCGAGTGGAACACCGAGGAGAGCCGACCGCGCAAGTTCTACCGGACCAGCGAGGCAGGCGAGGAGATCCTCCATCGCCTGCTCGACGACCTGGCCGCTGTGCAGACCTCCATGACCGGCCTGATCGAAGGAGTGGACCGATGA
- a CDS encoding permease prefix domain 1-containing protein, whose product MSSLTDRYLAATLGAVPAARRAEIDTELRGSIEDMIEGRVAAGGDAAVAEREVLTELGDPAALAARYADRRLQLIGPAYYLIWERLLKLLLSFVPALVGVVVGLATAADGDNAGAALGQGISAAIQVVVHIGFWLTLVFAVLERTNARLDLPKWTVDQLPEKRPERQIGLADFIASVTMLALFIAYLLLQQFRSFVDDGDGGNLPILDPALWSFWLPFLIAVLVATIGVEVGKYRAGRWTWPLVGVNAALDLLFAAPVVGLLLTDRLLNPDLVARFAWLGRGDNLDTVATIAVVGTVLIVLWDIVDSVVKARRD is encoded by the coding sequence ATGAGTTCCCTGACCGACCGCTACCTGGCCGCGACCCTCGGCGCGGTGCCGGCCGCGCGGCGCGCGGAGATCGACACCGAGCTGCGCGGCTCGATCGAAGACATGATCGAGGGGCGCGTGGCCGCGGGCGGGGACGCCGCCGTCGCCGAGCGCGAGGTGCTGACCGAGCTCGGCGACCCCGCCGCGCTGGCGGCCCGCTACGCCGACCGCCGGCTGCAGCTCATCGGGCCGGCCTACTACCTGATCTGGGAACGGCTGCTGAAGCTGTTGCTCTCCTTCGTGCCGGCGTTGGTCGGCGTGGTGGTCGGCCTCGCGACAGCCGCCGACGGCGACAACGCCGGCGCCGCGCTGGGTCAGGGCATCTCCGCCGCCATCCAGGTCGTCGTGCACATCGGGTTCTGGCTGACGCTCGTCTTCGCGGTGCTCGAGCGCACCAACGCGCGCCTGGACCTGCCGAAGTGGACGGTCGACCAGCTGCCGGAGAAGCGGCCGGAGCGGCAGATCGGGCTCGCCGACTTCATCGCGTCCGTAACGATGCTGGCGCTGTTCATCGCGTACCTGTTGCTGCAGCAGTTCCGGTCCTTCGTCGACGACGGCGACGGCGGCAACCTGCCGATCCTCGATCCGGCGCTGTGGAGCTTCTGGCTTCCGTTCCTGATCGCGGTGCTGGTCGCCACCATCGGTGTCGAGGTCGGCAAATACCGGGCCGGCCGGTGGACCTGGCCGCTGGTCGGCGTCAACGCGGCGCTGGACCTGCTGTTCGCCGCGCCGGTGGTCGGGCTGCTGCTGACCGACCGGCTGCTCAACCCGGACCTGGTCGCCCGGTTCGCGTGGCTCGGTCGCGGCGACAACCTCGACACCGTCGCGACGATCGCCGTCGTCGGCACGGTGCTGATCGTGCTCTGGGACATCGTCGAC